TGACAGGACAGAAAATCCCACTCGGAATTGTCCCAATGGTTCAGGCACGTATCCTCGCACGAGTTATTCGCGGAGACTTAGAAAATTATGTCCCTTTCCTTGTGAGGTAAAATGCTGGTGATTATTACTTATGATGTTTCAACGCTAACCAAAGCGGGACGTAAGCGTTTGCGCCGCGTTGCAAAAATTTGCGAGGCTGTTGGACAGCGTGTTCAACAATCTGTTTTTGAGTGCCGCGTCAATCCAATGCAATATGAGGAACTGGAACGCAAACTCCTAAAAGAGATAAACGAGAATGAAGATAATTTGAGATTTTACCGTCTTACTGAACCTGTTGATTTATATGTCAAGGAGTACGGGTGTTTCAGGGCAGTAGACTTTGAAAAACCATTGATTGTCTGATAAAATCCCACTTGTCTAGGGGGAGGAACGCATAATTATAGCGGTGTTGTTTTCTCGGACTGTCTGCGAATTTTATATCGTACTGAAATACAAGCATTATTACACCTGCGGTGTTGCTATTATTGAAAAGGACTATAACTTATGACTACGTCTGCGCTTTTTCCTCTAAAAGGCAATATTTTTCAGGAAGCTGGGCGCAGAGGCTTTCTGCCATCCTTCGGGGTGGCAGTGGATTGAAACTATGTAAGCCGTCTTGACCGCCAATTTCGTATCGGCTTTCTGCCATCCTTCGGGGTGGCAGTGGATTGAAACTCGTCTTCCTACGAGCTTCCTACCGGATGCTCGTCCTTTCTGCCATCCTTCGGGGTGGCAGTGGATTGAAACATCTGGAATAGTGATAAAGCCATCGCCCTGAGTACTTTCTGCCATCCTTCGGGGTGGCAGTGGATTGAAACGATAATCATTTGCAGGATCGGCTTCCACTTGCACCTTTCTGCCATCCTTCGGGGTGGCAGTGGATTGAAACCTCCAGATATTCGACGTTGTGTTTCAGTTCGGTTTCCTTTCTGCCATCCTTCGGGGTGGCAGTGGATTGAAACCTGGTGAAGACCGTACAAAGCGTTCCACTTTCCGGCTTTCTGCCATCCTTCGGGGTGGCAGTGGATTGAAACCTCGTAAATCCAGCCCGAATTCGAATTCCTGATCCTTTCTGCCATCCTTCGGGGTGGCAGTGGATTGAAACCGCCTGCCGGATCGACAATGATGAAGCGCCAGAGCTTTCTGCCATCCTTCGGGGTGGCAGTGGATTGAAACCGCCATCTCTTGACCATCTCTGCGATTGTTTGGCCTTTCTGCCATCCTTCGGGGTGGCAGTGGATTGAAACCATCGCCGAATTTCTTGGGTTTTTGCTTGGCGAGACTTTCTGCCATCCTTCGGGGTGGCAGTGGATTGAAACGCGTCTTTGAAAACGATCCTGTAGTTCATGGTTTCTTTCTGCCATCCTTCGGGGTGGCAGTGGATTGAAACCTGATCTGCTCAAGCATGAGAACAACGTGCGCGGCTTTCTGCCATCCTTCGGGGTGGCAGTGGATTGAAACATATGATTGCGGATAAGTCGGGGAGAGCAGCCGCCTTTCTGCCATCCTTCGGGGTGGCAGTGGATTGAAACATGTGAAACTCCGTTGCTAAATCGGATCGGTCGGCCTTTCTGCCATCCTTCGGGGTGGCAGTGGATTGAAACTTCTTAAACGCCTCGTATGCGGCGAGGGCTTCAAGCTTTCTGCCATCCTTCGGGGTGGCAGTGGATTGAAACTTCCATTTCAGCGGCCTTGTTTTCGAAAGAGATGTGCTTTCTGCCATCCTTCGGGGTGGCAGTGGATTGAAACCATCGCCGAATTTCTTGGGTTTTTGCTTGGCGAGACTTTCTGCCATCCTTCGGGGTGGCAGTGGATTGAAACGCGTCTTTGAAAACGATCCTGTAGTTCATGGTTTCTTTCTGCCATCCTTCGGGGTGGCAGTGGATTGAAACCTGATCTGCTCAAGCATGAGAACAACGTGCGCGGCTTTCTGCCATCCTTCGGGGTGGCAGTGGATTGAAACCTCGTAAATCCAGCCCGAATTCGAATTCCTGATCCTTTCTGCCATCCTTCGGGGTGGCAGTGGATTGAAACCGCCTGCCGGATCGACAATGATGAAGCGCCAGAGCTTTCTGCCATCCTTCGGGGTGGCAGTGGATTGAAACCGCCATCTCTTGACCATCTCTGCGATTGTTTGGCCTTTCTGCCATCCTTCGGGGTGGCAGTGGATTGAAACCATCGCCGAATTTCTTGGGTTTTTGCTTGGCGAGACTTTCTGCCATCCTTCGGGGTGGCAGTGGATTGAAACGCGTCTTTGAAAACGATCCTGTAGTTCATGGTTTCTTTCTGCCATCCTTCGGGGTGGCAGTGGATTGAAACCTGCTGTTCAGGTCGAAAGCGAATTGACTTCGTCTTTCTGCCATCCTTCGGGGTGGCAGTGGATTGAAACTTGTGGTGGGCAATCGCCGCCGCCCAGAACAGGCTTTCTGCCATCCTTCGGGGTGGCAGTGGATTGAAACCATTGTACGTGACCACGACTTAAACCTATCGGCCTTTCTGCCATCCTTCGGGGTGGCAGTGGATTGAAACGCGCTAGCTCAATGGTGAGCCGATCAGCGGCCATCTTTCTGCCATCCTTCGGGGTGGCAGTGGATTGAAACTCTTTCGCGGCCGAAAAGCTCGAAAGTGCCCTAACCTTTCTGCCATCCTTCGGGGTGGCAGTGGATTGAAACTCGTATTTCGCATATTTTGAGATCAGTTTTCCGCTTTCTGCCATCCTTCGGGGTGGCAGTGGATTGAAACAGGGCTTAGGGTTATTGACTGCATGGGCGTCTCCTTTCTGCCATCCTTCGGGGTGGCAGTGGATTGAAACATTGGGAAATGAATACAAATATTGAAAAAGTATTCTTTCTGCCATCCTTCGGGGTGGCAGTGGATTGAAACTTGCCGCCTGCGCTAGCGATGCCGCCTGCGCGGCCTTTCTGCCATCCTTCGGGGTGGCAGTGGATTGAAACTAAGATCGGCTCTTGAAAGCGGCGATTGTTTTACCTTTCTGCCATCCTTCGGGGTGGCAGTGGATTGAAACCATATGGTGGCGTACGCACGAAATGGAAGGGCAGCCTTTCTGCCATCCTTCGGGGTGGCAGTGGATTGAAACATGCACTCATACGTGCCCAGGCGCTACTCGCTCCCTTTCTGCCATCCTTCGGGGTGGCAGTGGATTGAAACACATCAACTTCAGCATATTGTCCGGTTTTACCACGACTTTCTGCCATCCTTCGGGGTGGCAGTGGATTGAAACGCTAAAATTATCAAACCCAGCAAGGAAGCCGCAGACTTTCTGCCATCCTTCGGGGTGGCAGTGGATTGAAACCACGTGTAATAAGTATTCGTGCTTGTCCCGTCTCTTTCTGCCATCCTTCGGGGTGGCAGTGGATTGAAACTTGCTTCCGGGCTGCTTCAGCAGCGGCGGCTTTTCTTTCTGCCATCCTTCGGGGTGGCAGTGGATTGAAACTTGAAAAGAGGTTTTTAAGAGCCTGAACAGCGGGCCTTTCTGCCATCCTTCGGGGTGGCAGTGGATTGAAACAAGAGCGCGTAGACGTTCGCGTCTATCTCGTTTCGGGTCTTTCTGCCATCCTTCGGGGTGGCAGTGGATTGAAACGAGCTTGGTTAGAGAGTAGCGACGAAAAGCGCCAGCTTTCTGCCATCCTTCGGGGTGGCAGTGGATTGAAACAGGCTAAAGTCACGGTTTCTACCGATGACGGTAACCTTTCTGCCATCCTTCGGGGTGGCAGTGGATTGAAACCTTACATTAAGCGGTATTGTGGGTTAACGGGAAGCTTTCTGCCATCCTTCGGGGTGGCAGTGGATTGAAACATACATAGGCGTGTACCCAAAGACACCATCAGGAGTCTTTCTGCCATCCTTCGGGGTGGCAGTGGATTGAAACTAAGGCAGCAGAAGGATCGGAGCCTCCATCAAAAGACTTTCTGCCATCCTTCGGGGTGGCAGTGGATTGAAACATGATTCACCGCCTTCCGCCTTGGCGATTGCTGCCTTTCTGCCATCCTTCGGGGTGGCAGTGGATTGAAACCTGTGTGGAGAGTGTTCACAATCCGCAGGTGGTTCTTTCTGCCATCCTTCGGGGTGGCAGTGGATTGAAACTTGTCTTTTGCCATGCTGAGATTTCCTTTTTGCTCTTTCTGCCATCCTTCGGGGTGGCAGTGGATTGAAACTTGACGATATGGGGAAGACCAGCGCGGGGACAGACTTTCTGCCATCCTTCGGGGTGGCAGTGGATTGAAACTCAGGCGTTCGACTACGGAATCGCAATGACTATACTTTCTGCCATCCTTCGGGGTGGCAGTGGATTGAAACGAACTGGAGACCGTACAGGTGATTGTTGTCGGTCTTTCTGCCATCCTTCGGGGTGGCAGTGGATTGAAACTGCCTTTAGAGGGGTCTTTTAAGGCTGTTGATCGCTTTCTGCCATCCTTCGGGGTGGCAGTGGATTGAAACATGTGCTCCTCCTCTCTCTTGAGAACCTTGCGCCCTTTCTGCCATCCTTCGGGGTGGCAGTGGATTGAAACGCTCTCAAGTTTGCCGCGATTAGTAACGACAGACTTACTCGCAGTATGTATGGTGCAAAACATTCACTTACACGCTCTGCGGCTCACTTCCTTCAAAAGCTCCTCCATAGACACATTCTGCAAATCGGCATGACCTTCCCCAATGCCTAAAATCGCATTGCGCTGGGTTTGTATATTGAGTGTCCCGTATGCGTTATAGGTCGTCATAGCGTGTTCGTGCCCGATATTCTGGCTGATCGCTTTAACCTGAATCTGGCTGCAATTCTCCATCGCCCAGATGACCAGCATTTTGCGGAATGAATGGGGTCGATAGTAGGGCAATCCAGCCTTTAAAAACGCCTCTTTGAATATGCCCCTCACCGGGCTCGCATTGCTCCAGTGTTCCCGCGATAATCCGGCTGAGACGAATATCATTTTTTCAGGATCAGAGATAACCAGCTCTTTCGGGAAGATAGGATCATGATCCTTGAACCCAAGCGTATCCCGCGCATAATTAAGCCAGTCTGTAAATATCTCCTCCCAGAGCGGATCAAAAGCCATAAAGACGGTCGTAATACCCTTACGGTTCTTGGTTTTAACATGGCGCGGGTCTTGCCAGATTTCGCGCTTTACAAGGTCTATGTCTTTCATTTTGAGGCTGATAAGAGCAGCGTCCCTAACTCCTGTTAAAGCCACAAAAGCGATGATAGCCCGGTTGCGCCGTTCAATATCCGCCCCATACGGCATGGATAGAAGGGCTTTTCGCACCTCCTCGATAGTGGGCACAGGCAGTTCCCGCGTGGCGCGTCCAGACCGCTCATCATTATTGGAGAGGCGGAGATAAGCCACGGCCTGCCCATCAACTTTGCGGATACATTGAGGATGAACGGCCAGCCATTTGAAGAACTCGCGCACATTGCTTAAAACATGGCTGATGGTTGAGACGCTCAAAGGCTCGGCGTTCTGATTTATCTTTTTCATAAGCCAGCGTTTAAAGTCTTTGGCTTGCTGGGCGTTAAAGGTCGTAAAGTCCTTCTTCCCGGTGAATTCTTCAAACAGGTTAATCGCCTTCCACGCGGCATCGACGGTGCGCTGTTCCTTATGCGCCCCATGGAGTAAGGCATCCTCATACTCCTTTTTCAGACGCTCGTTTAAGGGGTTAAATTCAAGCATAGTTGCTCACCCTCCTGAAGTTGACATTTACGATGCGAGGAGTGCTTTCCATTATGTTGCTTCATGGCATCGTGAAGATATGCGGCCAAAGGGTGTTTTTCTGACCAATCCTCCAACTTTATCGCCTTGTTAATTTTGCCTTTGCAGCCCGCACATTTGGCTTGGAAAAAAAGCGCTCCGTTGGGCTGGCTTTTAATTTTTGCACTGCCTTTTTTGGGCGTACGCGAGACTCGACATTTGCAGCAATACACTTCATCAGGCAATGTAGGTTTTTTGCGCTTGGCCTTCTTTTTGGTCAGGAAAGACTTCAGGGCGCTGCTATGGATGAGGAAGGGGCGGGTTTTGGGAATCCTCTCCAATCCTTCATCCTTAATCCAGCGGCGCACGGTGGCAACGTCTATACCAAACAAATCGGCAATCTGCTCGACGGTGTAGGTATAGTTCTCCTTGACCAAGCGCACGTTGTAGGTGCGTTTCTTAACCATGGCTTTTGATCAGTTCCCGAATATCTTCAACCCGCCACGCCGTAATTTTTTCGCTCAACTTGACGCCTTTTGGAAAGCGCCCATCTTTCACGCCCGCCCACCATGTGGATTTGCTGACTGGAAAAACCTTTAAAACTTCTGGCAATCGAACAAAGCCAGTTTCAGGAAGAATTTGGTTATGCATCGAGGTTCTCCTTTGTTTTATTAAAACCAAGGAAAGCCTAAGCGGTATCACATAATCTGAGATAGATGGGCAGGTTACGAAAACTAACCCCATCAATATTGTTAAACCCTACCTATGAATTTCAGGAAACAACCATAATTTAGAATGGAATCTCATCAAAAATTTCATCAAGATCAGCAGCTATAGAACCAAAAATCTTTAATTTTTGCGGCTTTTGAGCGGGGGTGGGTGAGTTATCCTGAACTATACTGTGGTTAGGCGTCTTAGCTGCCCCTCCCTCAGGCTTCCAGTTCGCAATCTTACATATTTCCTGAATCCCCGTTTCATTCGGGGTTCCGTCTTCTTTAGTCAGCCCATACTTATTCGCATTTTCTCTCAGCCATTTCTCTAAGGCTTGTTTTGGAGTCCTTCCACTTAGAGCAGATTGATCCTCAGTAATAGCCTTCCAAGCATAAATAGATGCAGCAAGCTTAGGAGCGAAAAAAGAATTCCTCGGATTAAGATAGTCCTCAAAAATACTACCTTCTGGAAAGAAAAAACCTTCCTTTAAGCCTCGTTGACCTAAATATTCACGTAGAGAATCTACCAATAAAATTGATAGATCAATATCGAGGATGGGCTTATCCAAAAGGTTGCCGCGATAGTCAAAATTTTCATAAGCTAAAGTGCCCACTATATGTTTTGACAAAGCCGCATTTATCAGAGCTGTTTTCAAAGCGCCATAGCCTGTTGGAAGGCTTGCACGTTTATGGTTTTCAACTTGGTAACTAGTTTGATTTTCAGGATCATAACCCAATATCAGCATAATTGACTGAAAAATGGACAAATGGTCACATAGTCGCCAATAATCTGAGCTTTGCATTCTAAAACCGAGTTTTTTACTGACCTTGCAATACTAGGCTTTTTTTCGAAATTTTCCAACTATTACGGTCCATTAAGATACTATGTTGTGCAAAATAAAACTTGGCTTTACAATCAACAAATGCAAGACAACAACGCTGTAAAATCGCCAACTTACAAAAACATCCAAAAATGGGTAAAGGATAATTATGGCTTCATCCCTAAGACATGCTGGATAGCCCACTGTAAGGAAATGTGTAATCTTCCTGTCGCCAAGGCTCCCAATCGTCAAAACACTGCTAGGATGGTGCCGTGCCCAAAAGAAAAGCAAGAAGCGATTAAATCTGCCTTCAAGCATTATGGCCTGATATAGCCTGCCAAACAGGTTAGCGGCGTAAAGCTATAAATTTCGCCTCGATAATTTTACCGCCCTGTGCAATGTTATCCAGATAATCCGCCCATTCCTGCATCATCTTTTTCCGCTCATCCAAAAACTGGGCGCGGTCATAAGCACGTTGCACCATGCTTTGCGGGGCGTGGGCAAGCTGACGGTCGATAACCTCATGGCGATAGCCGAGCTTTTCCTTAATCGTCGTCATCGCCAAAGCACGAAAGCCATGCCCGGTCATGCGTCCTTGAAAACCCATGCGGCCAAGCCCCTTCAAAATTGTATTATTGCTCATGTGCTTGCGCGGCGAATGATGCCCCGGAAATACCCATTCCCATTTTTCATTACGCTCTTTGAGGTCTTGAAGCATCTCTAAAGCTTGGCGGGAGAGGGGGACAATATGCTCGTTTCGCATTTTCATGCGTTCAGCAGGAATCACCCATAGCGCATTGTCTAAGTCAAACTCACTCCATTTTGCCTCGATCAGTTCTTTGGTCCTTACAAACGTCAACATCAGAAGTCGAATGGCTAAACGTGTATCGTTGTGAAGCCGTGCATCGTTGGCGTTCAGCGCGTGTAAAAGTTCAGGAATTTCCTTGATTTCAAGGCAAGCATAATGGCCTTTTTTCACAGGCTGTAAAACGGCCCCGATTTCTGCGGCTGGATTTGAGTTGGCAACCTCATGAATGAGGGCATGGCGGAAGATTTGGCTGCAATATTGCCGTAAGCGGTGGGCAGGTTCATAAGCTCCACGGTTTTGCACCTTTTTGAGTGCGGCTATAACATGAGAGGGCTTGATTTCGGTAATCGGCATACTGCCAATTTCAGGAAAAATATCTCTTTCAAGGCGGTGCAAAACCGTATCTGCATGGCGTTTTGTCCATTTGTGCTTATGAGTCTCATGCCACTCTACGGCTAAAGCCTTAAATGTGTTTTCCGCATTTCGTGCCGCCTCTTTCTTACCTTCCTGCTTTTGGCTGGAGGGATCGACTCCTTGGCTAAGGAGTTTCTTGGCTTTCTCACGTCCATCACGCGCTTCAGCCAAGCTGACCGTAGGGTAAATGCCCAGAGATAGGCGCTTTTCTTTACCGTGCATCCGGTATTTCATGCGCCAAAGTTTGCTGCCCGTTGAGGTGACTTCAAGATAGAGTCCTCCCCCGTCTGCAATTTTATAGGGTTTATTTTTGGGTTTTGCTGATTTACACGCAGTATCTGTAAGCTTCATCTTGCCTCCTGCCCGATGCCCCCACGCATTTTCAGAAT
The sequence above is drawn from the Alphaproteobacteria bacterium genome and encodes:
- the cas2 gene encoding CRISPR-associated endonuclease Cas2; this encodes MLVIITYDVSTLTKAGRKRLRRVAKICEAVGQRVQQSVFECRVNPMQYEELERKLLKEINENEDNLRFYRLTEPVDLYVKEYGCFRAVDFEKPLIV
- a CDS encoding tyrosine-type recombinase/integrase; this encodes MLEFNPLNERLKKEYEDALLHGAHKEQRTVDAAWKAINLFEEFTGKKDFTTFNAQQAKDFKRWLMKKINQNAEPLSVSTISHVLSNVREFFKWLAVHPQCIRKVDGQAVAYLRLSNNDERSGRATRELPVPTIEEVRKALLSMPYGADIERRNRAIIAFVALTGVRDAALISLKMKDIDLVKREIWQDPRHVKTKNRKGITTVFMAFDPLWEEIFTDWLNYARDTLGFKDHDPIFPKELVISDPEKMIFVSAGLSREHWSNASPVRGIFKEAFLKAGLPYYRPHSFRKMLVIWAMENCSQIQVKAISQNIGHEHAMTTYNAYGTLNIQTQRNAILGIGEGHADLQNVSMEELLKEVSRRACK
- a CDS encoding helix-turn-helix domain-containing protein, whose amino-acid sequence is MVKKRTYNVRLVKENYTYTVEQIADLFGIDVATVRRWIKDEGLERIPKTRPFLIHSSALKSFLTKKKAKRKKPTLPDEVYCCKCRVSRTPKKGSAKIKSQPNGALFFQAKCAGCKGKINKAIKLEDWSEKHPLAAYLHDAMKQHNGKHSSHRKCQLQEGEQLCLNLTP
- a CDS encoding AlpA family phage regulatory protein, encoding MHNQILPETGFVRLPEVLKVFPVSKSTWWAGVKDGRFPKGVKLSEKITAWRVEDIRELIKSHG
- a CDS encoding tyrosine-type recombinase/integrase, coding for MKLTDTACKSAKPKNKPYKIADGGGLYLEVTSTGSKLWRMKYRMHGKEKRLSLGIYPTVSLAEARDGREKAKKLLSQGVDPSSQKQEGKKEAARNAENTFKALAVEWHETHKHKWTKRHADTVLHRLERDIFPEIGSMPITEIKPSHVIAALKKVQNRGAYEPAHRLRQYCSQIFRHALIHEVANSNPAAEIGAVLQPVKKGHYACLEIKEIPELLHALNANDARLHNDTRLAIRLLMLTFVRTKELIEAKWSEFDLDNALWVIPAERMKMRNEHIVPLSRQALEMLQDLKERNEKWEWVFPGHHSPRKHMSNNTILKGLGRMGFQGRMTGHGFRALAMTTIKEKLGYRHEVIDRQLAHAPQSMVQRAYDRAQFLDERKKMMQEWADYLDNIAQGGKIIEAKFIALRR